A window of Methanobacterium veterum contains these coding sequences:
- a CDS encoding LysE family translocator: protein MFNLLIAGITLGLYSGLSPGPLLILLISQTLKHGHREGIKVAFSPLITDLPIIVVSLLFLSFVAGYSSILGIISILGGLFLLYMAYESFKTRELTENIEAEEPKSLKKGATVNFLNPAPYLFWITVGGPIIITAYTGSILAPLMFIIGFYVLLVGSKIVLAFAAGKSREFITGKPYLYIMRILGAVLVIFALYFFNQGVHLLIK, encoded by the coding sequence ATGTTCAACCTACTCATTGCAGGAATCACCCTCGGCCTCTACTCCGGCCTCTCACCAGGCCCCCTACTCATCTTACTAATATCCCAAACCCTAAAACACGGCCACAGGGAAGGTATAAAAGTCGCGTTCTCTCCATTAATCACAGACTTACCAATCATAGTAGTATCCCTGTTATTCTTATCATTTGTTGCAGGATACAGCTCAATTTTAGGCATCATATCGATTCTTGGAGGTTTATTCCTACTTTATATGGCCTATGAAAGTTTCAAAACAAGAGAACTAACTGAAAATATTGAAGCAGAAGAACCAAAATCACTTAAAAAAGGAGCAACAGTTAACTTTTTAAATCCCGCACCTTACCTGTTCTGGATAACCGTCGGAGGACCCATAATCATAACCGCTTACACAGGCAGTATTTTAGCTCCATTAATGTTCATTATAGGCTTTTATGTTCTTTTAGTGGGTTCAAAAATAGTTCTGGCCTTCGCTGCAGGGAAATCCCGTGAATTCATTACAGGGAAACCTTATCTTTACATTATGCGGATCCTTGGAGCAGTACTCGTGATATTTGCGCTTTATTTCTTCAATCAAGGTGTTCACTTGTTAATAAAATAA
- a CDS encoding PadR family transcriptional regulator, whose protein sequence is MDIKKLQNKYLPLTEAAYYVLISLNKSRHGYGIMQHVEKLTNGRIKIGAGTMYGNLSRMEKEGLITSVAEEDRKKIYELSEKGKIVLKLELERLEELIDHGKNEMRN, encoded by the coding sequence ATGGATATAAAAAAATTGCAAAATAAATATTTGCCATTAACTGAAGCAGCTTACTATGTTCTCATATCCTTAAATAAGTCAAGACATGGGTATGGAATAATGCAGCACGTTGAAAAGCTCACAAATGGCCGTATTAAGATCGGTGCAGGCACAATGTATGGAAATCTTTCCAGGATGGAAAAAGAAGGGTTAATAACATCAGTTGCAGAAGAAGATCGTAAAAAAATCTATGAACTCAGCGAAAAAGGGAAAATTGTACTGAAATTAGAACTTGAACGTTTAGAAGAACTTATTGATCATGGTAAAAATGAAATGAGGAATTAG
- a CDS encoding zinc ribbon domain-containing protein: protein MIKCPECGADNGENARFCSLCGANIYKFCPECGKKNIKAANFCMNCGASFESEINSLETQDKEIPNFQDDIFSDDSGKKVSLNLTPAESLMLLNPKKYVGHKESLNELLKVTLIDLICKNVFKVNIEEGKANIFGRKKADIIYLEEGELFEMPLKPHEEIFLECLPSESDSKRFWILQERVYRKALQYNYARKKLLEPLFSDGFFTIKNGFPRNKYVLSDKGIEAQEIMLKLKDEGKNLENWLETDPGRAKAYLQICGSNMFLIDEHNFKRIKDNSEKIKALFSNKKGCAGPSIHYNHGWYPVFMQNSDNNIFSNEDIDRIFNSIDANNFDFGFNNIESNNGSNSTSYDSYNHYGWSDSSSYGTGSDGGFWGSDGGSSDSSYGDGGGSDGGGGDCGGGGDCGGGF from the coding sequence TTGATTAAGTGTCCTGAATGCGGAGCAGATAATGGAGAAAATGCTCGTTTCTGTAGTTTATGTGGAGCAAACATTTATAAATTTTGTCCAGAATGCGGTAAAAAGAATATTAAGGCTGCAAACTTTTGCATGAATTGTGGTGCGAGTTTTGAATCAGAAATAAATAGTTTAGAAACTCAAGATAAGGAAATACCTAACTTTCAGGATGATATTTTCAGTGATGATTCTGGTAAAAAAGTTTCATTGAATTTAACTCCTGCTGAATCTCTTATGCTTTTAAACCCTAAAAAATATGTGGGGCATAAAGAATCACTAAATGAATTGTTGAAAGTGACTTTAATAGACCTTATATGCAAAAATGTCTTTAAAGTGAATATAGAAGAAGGAAAGGCAAATATATTTGGCAGGAAAAAAGCAGACATAATTTATTTGGAGGAAGGGGAACTTTTTGAAATGCCTCTTAAACCTCATGAAGAAATATTTTTAGAATGTTTGCCATCTGAATCAGATAGTAAAAGATTTTGGATACTTCAAGAGCGTGTTTACCGTAAAGCTCTTCAATATAATTATGCTAGGAAAAAATTGCTCGAGCCATTATTTTCAGACGGCTTTTTTACCATTAAAAACGGATTTCCACGAAATAAGTATGTATTAAGTGATAAAGGGATAGAAGCTCAGGAAATAATGTTAAAATTAAAAGATGAAGGGAAAAATCTGGAAAATTGGTTAGAAACAGATCCTGGGAGAGCTAAAGCATACCTGCAAATCTGCGGTTCAAATATGTTCTTAATTGATGAACATAATTTTAAACGTATTAAAGATAATTCTGAAAAGATTAAGGCATTATTTTCTAATAAAAAAGGTTGCGCTGGCCCATCTATACATTATAATCATGGCTGGTATCCTGTATTTATGCAGAATTCAGATAATAATATATTTTCAAATGAGGATATAGATCGTATTTTTAATTCAATCGATGCCAATAATTTTGATTTTGGATTTAATAATATAGAAAGCAATAATGGATCTAATAGTACCAGTTATGATAGTTATAATCATTATGGATGGTCTGACAGTTCCAGTTATGGTACAGGATCTGATGGTGGATTTTGGGGTTCTGATGGTGGAAGTTCTGACAGTAGTTACGGCGACGGTGGAGGATCTGACGGTGGCGGGGGCGACTGCGGAGGAGGAGGCGATTGTGGCGGTGGATTTTAA
- a CDS encoding alpha/beta fold hydrolase, with translation MSLYIKETGKNNDETIVFLHNEGIAGWMWDEQLKAFSDYHCIIPDLPGHGKSAEVKPFSVQSAAGMVIDIIKNNAKNGKAHLVGLSLGAQIAVQILSTAPEVVNHVLISGALVRNSQPTESFLKLLDNLIALYLPDKDKTIRIMSYVRSYNIPKNLRSKFKESTYVIEPYSLDKILRETILFKMPDNLEHADMPVLVMTGEKDYRIVNESALNLLNALPNSKGAMALKVGHLWNIENPEMFNNVLRSWLKRY, from the coding sequence ATGAGTTTATATATCAAAGAAACAGGTAAAAACAACGATGAAACAATAGTTTTTCTCCATAATGAGGGAATAGCCGGCTGGATGTGGGATGAACAATTAAAAGCGTTCAGTGATTACCACTGTATTATTCCTGACCTTCCTGGACACGGAAAAAGTGCTGAAGTAAAGCCATTTAGTGTACAAAGTGCTGCAGGTATGGTTATCGATATAATAAAGAATAATGCCAAAAATGGAAAAGCCCATCTCGTGGGGCTGTCTTTAGGCGCTCAAATTGCAGTTCAAATTTTAAGCACTGCTCCTGAAGTTGTAAACCATGTTTTAATCAGTGGAGCTCTCGTACGTAACTCGCAGCCGACTGAATCATTTTTAAAACTCCTTGACAACCTTATCGCGCTTTATTTGCCGGATAAAGACAAAACTATTCGTATAATGAGTTATGTGAGATCTTACAACATACCAAAAAATCTCCGCAGTAAGTTTAAGGAATCCACCTATGTTATTGAACCGTATTCTTTAGATAAAATCCTCCGGGAAACTATACTTTTTAAAATGCCGGATAATCTTGAACATGCAGATATGCCTGTACTGGTGATGACAGGCGAAAAAGATTATAGAATTGTTAATGAATCTGCATTAAATCTCTTAAACGCGCTTCCAAATTCTAAAGGAGCAATGGCTTTGAAGGTAGGGCATTTATGGAATATAGAAAATCCAGAAATGTTTAACAATGTCTTGAGAAGCTGGTTAAAAAGATATTAA
- a CDS encoding alpha/beta fold hydrolase, with the protein MGLYFREIGRNNNETIVFLHAGMSSGWMWDKLVESLKNYHCLIPDLPEHGKSISIKPFTMKKAANEVIDIIRERAHGKKAHIVGLSLGAQVTVQILGTAPEVVDHAVITGTLAREVGSGLSMFMNIFYKIYMRLKDVDFFIKMGMKAQNTQKNFIFFFLIV; encoded by the coding sequence ATGGGTTTATATTTTAGGGAAATCGGCCGAAACAACAATGAAACCATAGTGTTCCTCCATGCAGGCATGTCTTCAGGCTGGATGTGGGATAAACTTGTAGAATCCTTAAAAAATTATCATTGCCTGATCCCGGACCTTCCGGAACATGGAAAGAGCATAAGCATAAAACCCTTTACAATGAAAAAGGCTGCAAATGAAGTTATTGATATTATTAGAGAAAGAGCACATGGGAAAAAAGCGCATATTGTCGGATTATCTCTTGGTGCACAGGTAACTGTTCAAATATTAGGCACGGCTCCGGAAGTTGTAGATCATGCAGTAATTACAGGCACCCTTGCCCGTGAAGTTGGTTCCGGTCTTTCAATGTTTATGAATATTTTTTATAAAATTTACATGCGCCTCAAGGATGTTGATTTTTTCATAAAAATGGGTATGAAAGCACAAAACACGCAAAAAAATTTCATTTTTTTTTTTTTGATTGTGTAA
- a CDS encoding sensor histidine kinase, whose amino-acid sequence MDLSNSITFRANLKRFSEILSIVIIIIGVIIFIGWAFNIPLLKSPGPDFPTIKFNSALCFILIGASLWLQQTKRINKRNRHIAQVLAVIVLSIGLIALIEHLFNFNLGIDQTLFTEPFGTLETSSPNRIAFIGAIEYIITGAALLIIDKKINNHFPTQYLMILGSTISLMVLLGYLYDASEFYQISYYTATSIYAGIGFMLISFAVLIARPETGFMRVLTSGEYGSIFGLRILFVLAIISIVFGWLRILGQNLGYYDTAFGTVLYTLSVLIILSIFVWSSILSLNKTDRERKEANNELKKNLGELERSNKELKSFAHITSHDLQEPLRTITSYSQLIERRYKRQLDPDADEFLEYMVSDAKRMKSMIQGLLDYSHVEAKGNEFKEINTEKALDIALSNLQYSIDQCHAEVTHDPLPPIFADENQIVNVFQNLIDNALKFRKKDETPKIHVSAKKDDNEWIFSVKDNSMGIEDQYFDKIFEVFKRLHAIGEYEGAGIGLAIVKRIIDRHGGHIWVESSPRKGSTFYFTIPIIYRSSVN is encoded by the coding sequence ATGGATTTAAGCAACTCCATTACTTTTAGAGCTAATTTAAAAAGGTTTTCTGAAATTTTAAGCATTGTAATAATTATAATTGGAGTTATTATATTCATTGGATGGGCTTTTAATATTCCTCTCCTCAAAAGCCCAGGTCCTGATTTCCCCACCATTAAATTCAATTCTGCATTATGTTTTATTTTAATAGGAGCTTCTTTATGGCTGCAACAGACAAAAAGGATTAACAAAAGAAATAGACATATTGCACAAGTATTAGCAGTTATAGTATTATCAATTGGGTTGATTGCCCTCATTGAACATTTATTCAACTTTAATTTAGGTATAGATCAAACATTATTTACAGAACCATTTGGAACACTTGAAACTTCCTCACCAAATCGAATAGCATTTATTGGAGCAATTGAATACATAATAACCGGTGCTGCACTTTTAATTATTGATAAAAAAATAAATAATCACTTTCCTACTCAGTATTTAATGATTTTAGGGAGTACTATCTCTTTAATGGTTCTTTTAGGCTATTTATATGATGCATCAGAATTTTACCAGATATCCTATTATACTGCAACTTCCATTTATGCAGGAATAGGATTTATGTTAATATCTTTTGCTGTTCTTATTGCACGTCCTGAAACAGGCTTTATGAGGGTATTGACCAGTGGAGAATATGGGAGCATATTTGGACTCAGGATCCTATTTGTGCTGGCAATTATTTCCATAGTTTTTGGGTGGTTACGGATATTAGGGCAGAATTTAGGTTATTATGATACAGCTTTCGGGACAGTGTTATATACCCTTTCAGTACTTATTATTTTGAGTATTTTTGTGTGGAGCAGTATTCTATCCCTTAACAAAACTGATAGAGAACGTAAAGAAGCAAATAATGAATTAAAGAAAAATTTGGGAGAATTAGAACGCTCCAACAAAGAATTAAAGAGTTTTGCCCACATTACAAGTCATGATTTGCAGGAGCCCCTCAGGACAATAACCAGTTATTCCCAGCTTATAGAAAGGCGTTACAAAAGACAGTTAGATCCTGATGCTGATGAATTCCTTGAATACATGGTCAGTGATGCAAAGAGAATGAAAAGCATGATTCAAGGTTTACTGGACTACTCTCATGTTGAAGCTAAAGGTAATGAATTTAAAGAAATTAACACTGAAAAAGCACTTGATATTGCTTTATCCAATTTACAGTATTCAATAGACCAGTGCCATGCTGAAGTAACCCATGATCCCCTTCCACCCATTTTTGCAGATGAAAATCAGATAGTGAATGTATTCCAGAATTTAATTGATAATGCTTTAAAATTCCGAAAAAAAGATGAAACACCAAAGATTCACGTCTCAGCAAAAAAAGATGACAATGAATGGATTTTTTCCGTCAAAGATAACAGCATGGGAATTGAAGACCAGTATTTTGATAAAATTTTTGAAGTGTTTAAAAGGTTACATGCTATTGGAGAGTATGAAGGTGCAGGAATTGGACTTGCAATTGTAAAAAGGATTATAGACCGTCATGGAGGCCATATTTGGGTTGAATCTTCTCCAAGGAAAGGTTCTACATTTTATTTTACGATTCCCATTATTTACAGATCAAGTGTTAATTAG
- a CDS encoding sulfurtransferase, with amino-acid sequence MNYPHLLGNSKVKWVDTDWLEDNLDNNLIIFDVQPDIHDYIKEHIHNAFYFNEWFLREMQCNDPVRYIPQDAIQIIFRKLGIRKDKPILFYTGKGSYSKKGDGWGQTMAAYSLVRFGHENVHILNGGIDKWKKEERGLTKVFPTVEESEFEVEIHNEYCIEYDEFKNIKDNEDVVVLDARPFKYYAGPSLWSKEGHIPGAKSLQAAALMNPQNRQLLKPKDEIKSLIEERGATPDKTVICYCGTGREATNLFLVFKWYLDYQDVRLYEGSITEWVQRDDNPTVTGPSPY; translated from the coding sequence ATGAACTATCCTCATTTATTGGGAAATTCAAAAGTAAAGTGGGTGGATACAGACTGGTTAGAAGATAATCTGGATAATAATCTCATTATATTCGATGTTCAGCCAGACATACATGATTATATAAAAGAACACATCCACAACGCATTTTATTTTAATGAATGGTTTCTTAGAGAAATGCAATGTAATGACCCTGTTAGATACATTCCTCAAGATGCAATTCAAATAATATTTAGAAAATTAGGCATTAGAAAAGACAAACCTATTCTTTTTTACACCGGCAAAGGTTCTTACTCCAAAAAGGGGGACGGGTGGGGGCAGACAATGGCAGCATATTCGCTGGTGCGGTTCGGCCATGAAAATGTCCATATTTTAAATGGAGGCATAGACAAATGGAAAAAAGAAGAAAGAGGATTAACCAAAGTATTTCCCACGGTAGAAGAATCTGAATTTGAAGTAGAAATCCATAATGAGTACTGTATTGAATACGATGAATTTAAAAATATTAAAGACAATGAAGATGTGGTAGTACTTGATGCCAGGCCGTTTAAATACTATGCGGGACCTAGTCTGTGGAGTAAAGAGGGACACATACCTGGGGCAAAGAGTTTACAGGCGGCCGCTCTCATGAACCCCCAGAATCGACAGCTCCTCAAACCCAAAGATGAAATAAAATCTCTAATTGAAGAACGTGGAGCAACCCCCGATAAAACAGTTATATGCTACTGCGGGACTGGCAGAGAGGCCACTAATTTGTTTTTAGTTTTTAAATGGTATTTAGATTATCAGGATGTGAGATTATATGAAGGTTCTATTACTGAATGGGTTCAAAGGGACGATAATCCAACTGTTACTGGACCTAGTCCATATTAA
- a CDS encoding ABC transporter permease: MLDVAFKDFKAKKGRAAMCIIGVMACVLLIGVVNLVLFEMEDGLKGDLGTVNGKLFFEKNGTSYPPVGSIITESLGKEVLDRKVVDSQKSTLALFASLEESSTDNSFTPTVIVGLTPGKEQAFIENTTINGTGSLVGQSSNAVILGSETAKKYNVTVGDTFKVKDNKFKVIGVMSKVGSGWPLTIDSSMVMSLSHAQDISDRPDLISTVIIKPKAQYSAQDAENNLQDAYPKYSIYSENDTQKTIDNNLSQIKIFMNMISLFIFIVSMILIMNVMMMSVKEKTREIGTMRAIGTKRRSIMALIIYESLILSFIGGVIGILLMSPVYDILGILMGAKNVNFFHFAVPSAVVVQVALIVFVIGTFSGLIPAYLANRISPIEALRYE, encoded by the coding sequence GTGTTAGATGTAGCGTTTAAAGATTTTAAAGCAAAAAAGGGCCGCGCGGCAATGTGTATAATTGGCGTGATGGCATGTGTCCTTCTTATTGGGGTGGTTAATCTTGTTCTGTTTGAAATGGAAGATGGTCTTAAAGGTGATTTAGGTACTGTTAATGGAAAATTATTTTTTGAAAAAAATGGAACCAGTTATCCGCCTGTTGGAAGTATAATTACTGAAAGTCTTGGTAAAGAGGTGCTTGACCGTAAAGTGGTTGACTCACAAAAAAGTACTCTGGCGTTATTTGCTTCTTTAGAAGAAAGTTCGACTGATAATAGTTTTACTCCCACAGTTATTGTTGGTTTAACGCCAGGTAAAGAGCAGGCGTTTATTGAAAATACTACTATTAATGGAACAGGATCTTTAGTTGGGCAAAGCAGCAACGCAGTTATTTTGGGATCAGAAACTGCTAAAAAGTACAATGTCACAGTAGGAGATACTTTCAAGGTTAAGGACAATAAATTTAAAGTAATAGGTGTTATGAGTAAAGTGGGTTCAGGATGGCCGTTAACTATAGATAGTTCAATGGTTATGTCTCTTTCTCATGCCCAGGACATTTCAGACAGGCCTGATCTTATTTCAACTGTAATTATAAAACCTAAAGCACAATATTCTGCACAGGATGCTGAGAATAATTTGCAAGATGCTTACCCTAAATACAGCATTTACTCTGAAAATGACACTCAAAAAACTATTGATAATAATTTAAGTCAAATTAAAATATTCATGAACATGATCAGCCTTTTTATATTTATTGTTTCCATGATCCTTATCATGAACGTTATGATGATGTCTGTAAAGGAAAAAACCAGGGAAATTGGTACAATGAGGGCTATTGGAACAAAGAGAAGGTCAATAATGGCATTAATAATATATGAATCATTGATACTGAGCTTTATAGGTGGTGTTATAGGAATTTTACTCATGTCTCCAGTATATGATATCCTTGGAATCCTTATGGGTGCTAAAAATGTAAATTTCTTCCATTTTGCAGTCCCATCGGCAGTAGTGGTACAGGTGGCATTGATAGTATTTGTCATAGGAACATTCTCGGGATTAATACCTGCCTATTTGGCCAACCGTATCAGCCCAATTGAGGCTTTAAGATATGAATAA
- a CDS encoding ABC transporter ATP-binding protein, giving the protein MNGLINGNELWKTYKLDSTEVHALRGLNITVGEGEFVSIMGPSGSGKSTLLNMIGGLDNPTKGDLFIDGKDISRMSEGELTRMRAEKIGFIFQTFNLLPALTVRDNVEFPMRNLNGSKKMNKSSRIKKAEECIEIVGLGDRMDYLPAKLSGGERQRVAVARALVNNPKFILADEPTGNLDSESTENIINLLHEVNQNETTVIMVTHDAETTKNTRIMKIRDGKIAE; this is encoded by the coding sequence ATGAACGGTTTAATTAATGGAAATGAACTCTGGAAAACCTACAAGTTAGACAGTACTGAAGTTCATGCACTCAGGGGATTGAATATAACTGTTGGTGAAGGTGAATTTGTATCTATAATGGGCCCTTCCGGCTCTGGGAAGTCCACCCTCCTGAACATGATAGGAGGACTGGATAACCCGACTAAAGGAGATCTTTTCATTGATGGAAAAGATATATCAAGGATGTCGGAAGGAGAGCTCACTAGGATGCGGGCGGAAAAAATAGGATTTATTTTCCAAACTTTTAACCTCCTACCTGCATTAACAGTACGTGATAACGTTGAGTTCCCAATGAGAAACTTAAATGGTAGTAAAAAGATGAATAAATCTTCAAGGATTAAAAAGGCAGAAGAATGCATTGAGATAGTTGGTCTGGGAGATCGAATGGATTATCTGCCTGCAAAACTTTCGGGTGGAGAAAGACAGAGGGTAGCTGTTGCGAGGGCACTGGTAAACAACCCTAAATTTATTTTAGCAGATGAACCTACTGGAAACTTAGATTCTGAATCCACTGAAAATATAATTAATTTGCTGCATGAGGTCAATCAGAATGAAACTACTGTTATAATGGTTACTCATGATGCAGAAACCACCAAAAATACAAGAATAATGAAAATCCGGGATGGAAAGATAGCAGAGTAA
- a CDS encoding alpha/beta hydrolase has translation MKCIGSKKRLFLLIILAVFAVAAASFAYYVTDYYHADSKAEAALKSTDVYNVTDTDNSITFTPTQNRSTTGIIFYPGGKVQPEAYSVIASKLAAKGYTTIIVKMPFNLAFFGVNGADDVIAKHPEINSWIIMGHSLGGVFASEYAVNHQDKIKGVVYLAAYPSTNASNATFKALSIRGSLDNLTTAQDISNNKNKFPANTVFITIPGGNHYNNGNYGPQAGDNNSTITREEQQNKIVGHILEFLKNL, from the coding sequence ATGAAATGTATAGGATCTAAAAAGCGATTATTCTTATTAATTATATTAGCAGTATTTGCAGTAGCAGCCGCTTCTTTCGCTTATTATGTTACTGATTATTATCATGCAGATAGTAAAGCTGAAGCTGCACTTAAATCAACGGATGTTTATAATGTTACAGATACAGATAACTCTATTACATTTACTCCTACTCAAAACAGGAGCACCACGGGAATAATATTTTATCCCGGAGGCAAGGTCCAGCCTGAAGCTTATTCTGTTATTGCTTCTAAACTTGCTGCAAAGGGATACACCACGATAATTGTGAAAATGCCTTTTAATTTAGCTTTCTTTGGAGTTAATGGTGCAGATGATGTTATAGCTAAACATCCTGAGATCAATTCATGGATAATTATGGGCCACTCGCTGGGAGGTGTTTTCGCGTCTGAATATGCTGTAAATCATCAAGATAAAATTAAGGGAGTGGTATATTTAGCTGCTTACCCTTCGACAAATGCTTCAAATGCCACTTTTAAAGCATTATCAATTAGAGGTTCTCTGGATAATCTTACGACAGCTCAGGATATTTCTAATAACAAAAATAAGTTCCCTGCAAATACTGTCTTTATCACTATTCCTGGTGGTAACCATTACAATAACGGTAACTACGGCCCTCAAGCAGGAGATAACAACAGTACAATCACAAGGGAAGAGCAGCAGAATAAAATTGTGGGTCACATACTTGAATTCCTTAAAAATCTTTAG
- a CDS encoding YkvA family protein yields MFKNWKSMAEKFEIETYALYLAYKDPKVPLHIKVVILLVITYLLSPIDLIPDFIPLLGYIDDFLLITAGIPILLKMVPKEIMDEYRESAKIKFSEGIPKSRFAALIIVLIWVLAAVIILNFVIKFI; encoded by the coding sequence ATGTTCAAAAACTGGAAATCTATGGCAGAAAAATTTGAAATAGAAACTTACGCACTCTATTTAGCCTATAAAGATCCTAAAGTTCCATTACACATTAAAGTTGTCATTCTTTTGGTTATTACTTATCTTTTAAGCCCAATTGACCTAATTCCAGATTTCATACCCTTACTTGGTTATATCGATGATTTCTTGTTGATAACCGCGGGAATTCCTATTTTACTTAAAATGGTTCCTAAAGAGATAATGGATGAGTATAGAGAAAGTGCAAAAATAAAATTCAGTGAAGGAATACCTAAAAGTAGATTTGCGGCTTTGATTATTGTGTTGATTTGGGTTCTGGCTGCTGTTATAATATTGAATTTTGTTATAAAGTTTATTTGA
- a CDS encoding zinc-ribbon domain-containing protein has protein sequence MIKCPECGSNNDDNYNFCKSCGKKLVKYKFCPECAHKNVDTARFCENCGMSLTFEFDGVKNQNNVNDYGGMVSLDLTPAESLMIMDHGFYQGYGTALQELLKVTLIDLVFKDVFKLEVREVEKKGLFSSKLVKETYLLEGKNFNMPLKPHEEVFRKYLPGKVDSKRLKKLQQQVYRHSNDYAKKKLLEPLALEGFFDVEKKFLGKKYSLSYKGLDAQEMIFKLKEDGKDLENWIETDPGRAKAYILMGGSNIFLTDDYYFEWFKNNSKKISALFAGAAVVGTAYAFNKVRWYSAFRHHSQGIDFDDFDDFTSFDDSFSDIFSDVSTFDVFDSMDFNDFDSGFDSGGFDGGGDCGGGGD, from the coding sequence TTGATTAAATGTCCGGAATGTGGATCAAATAATGATGATAATTACAATTTCTGCAAATCATGTGGGAAAAAATTGGTCAAATATAAATTCTGCCCAGAATGTGCCCATAAAAATGTCGATACCGCCCGATTTTGCGAAAATTGTGGTATGAGTTTAACATTTGAATTTGATGGTGTAAAAAATCAAAATAACGTAAATGACTATGGTGGAATGGTTTCATTAGATTTAACTCCTGCGGAATCACTTATGATCATGGATCATGGTTTTTATCAGGGTTATGGAACTGCACTACAAGAACTGCTGAAAGTTACCTTGATTGACCTTGTTTTTAAAGATGTTTTTAAATTAGAGGTTAGAGAAGTTGAGAAGAAGGGTTTATTTAGTAGTAAACTTGTTAAGGAGACCTACCTGCTGGAGGGGAAAAATTTTAACATGCCCCTTAAACCTCATGAGGAGGTATTCAGGAAATATTTGCCTGGCAAAGTAGATAGTAAGAGACTTAAAAAGCTTCAACAGCAGGTTTACCGCCATTCAAATGATTATGCAAAGAAAAAACTGTTAGAGCCATTGGCTTTAGAAGGTTTTTTTGATGTGGAAAAGAAATTTTTGGGAAAAAAGTATTCATTAAGCTATAAAGGGTTAGATGCGCAAGAAATGATCTTTAAATTGAAAGAAGATGGAAAAGACCTCGAAAATTGGATAGAAACAGATCCAGGAAGAGCTAAGGCATACATTTTAATGGGAGGGTCAAATATCTTCCTGACAGATGATTACTATTTCGAATGGTTTAAGAATAATTCTAAAAAAATAAGCGCATTATTTGCAGGTGCTGCAGTTGTAGGTACTGCATATGCATTTAATAAAGTCCGCTGGTACAGTGCATTTAGACACCATTCTCAAGGTATAGATTTTGATGACTTCGATGATTTTACTAGCTTTGATGACAGCTTCAGTGATATATTTTCAGATGTTAGCACCTTTGATGTGTTTGATTCAATGGATTTCAATGATTTTGATTCAGGATTCGACAGCGGAGGCTTTGACGGTGGCGGTGATTGTGGAGGGGGCGGTGACTGA
- a CDS encoding alpha/beta fold hydrolase, with the protein MLMGEKEVKVVYESALDLNKCLSNSKTYKVANLGHTWPLESPELFSSLVRAWVNDNPLPDTLLKL; encoded by the coding sequence GTGCTGATGGGAGAAAAAGAGGTCAAAGTTGTGTATGAATCAGCTTTAGACTTAAATAAATGCCTTTCAAATTCTAAAACGTATAAAGTGGCTAATTTGGGCCATACTTGGCCTTTAGAATCACCAGAACTTTTCAGCAGTCTTGTAAGGGCATGGGTAAATGATAATCCATTACCTGATACTTTATTGAAGCTGTAA